A region of Leisingera thetidis DNA encodes the following proteins:
- a CDS encoding Lrp/AsnC family transcriptional regulator: MDEKDYDILRLIQSNAQLTAEAISHEIGLSAPAVQKRLKKLRDTGVIEKEIAILSPVRLGREMTVIVQVMLERESRMHLDAFKRKMRRAKEVQQCYYTTGEADFILVVIVRDIKEYESFTQEHFFDESNVSRFTSSVVMDRVKVSLDII; encoded by the coding sequence ATGGATGAAAAAGACTACGATATTCTCCGGCTGATCCAGTCCAATGCGCAGCTGACGGCTGAGGCCATAAGCCACGAGATCGGCCTGTCCGCGCCCGCAGTTCAGAAACGGCTGAAGAAACTGCGCGATACCGGTGTGATCGAGAAGGAAATCGCCATCCTGTCCCCGGTCCGGCTGGGGCGGGAGATGACCGTGATCGTGCAAGTGATGCTGGAGCGTGAAAGCCGAATGCATCTGGACGCTTTCAAGCGCAAGATGCGCCGGGCCAAGGAAGTGCAGCAATGCTATTACACAACAGGAGAAGCCGATTTCATCCTTGTGGTCATTGTCAGGGACATCAAGGAGTACGAGTCCTTTACGCAGGAACATTTCTTTGATGAATCCAATGTCAGCCGCTTCACCTCTTCAGTGGTGATGGACCGTGTCAAGGTGTCGCTGGACATCATCTAG
- a CDS encoding methyl-accepting chemotaxis protein, producing the protein MPRTAKLPLKLKLPLIMVTLTGAFLVTVSLLVYSMAERSIRENAFAAQEIEAKSGAQALTFLIKAARSDVSSLAGQPAVFRAIGNFERVIGMVEEDDPVAYLKQTYSAANPHPANHREELTDAGDGSYYNQSHVTYHPTFLQSLRLNGYQDLYLISAAGQVVYTVKKQGDFLTFIQEEDTSGLAQVFDAALQAEAGTVVAADFGTYSHGADGGAAFMAAPVFSKRNEVVGVIAVQLGSADIVNALTSNLSGGTHQNIFLVSSDGLARSPSSVPGLFPVLQQMPDRPQIQAAKAREAGQFEAVASSLNERAIAQVMPLDLPGFDWSLVLETDERTAFAVVERIRLTAAGLIGAALLAAIGVSWLAARSVTRPIHALRDATNALADSNYDTGIQGRDRGDELGDLARSLDTFRGKLKEADAAAAREVEAARHTAAVVDSMSAALSELQRGNLACDIRVPFDGHYETLRENFNRSLDRLRVSMGEVVGAAENVGRFSEEQRGSATEMAHRTESQAATLEETAGAIRELTGGIRSTAERASRMDETMRGARSEAEQSTEVVTSAVAAMDQIQEASAEISKIINMIDDIAFQTNLLALNAGVEAARAGQAGAGFAVVASEVRALAQRASNAAGQIKGLTSASEEHVANGVSMVGRAGDALTSIIEQVSAVSGLVTEIADGVRAQSRGLEKIDGAMHQLDSMTQQNAAMAEEAAAASQLLQNESHSLTGIVGRFDLGGAASPGSATAPHRLSA; encoded by the coding sequence ATGCCCCGGACCGCAAAGCTGCCATTGAAACTGAAGCTGCCATTGATCATGGTCACGCTGACGGGGGCGTTCCTCGTCACCGTATCTTTGCTGGTCTACTCAATGGCTGAGCGCAGCATACGGGAAAATGCCTTTGCCGCCCAGGAGATTGAGGCCAAATCCGGAGCCCAGGCGCTGACGTTCCTGATCAAGGCGGCCCGCTCCGATGTCTCCAGCCTGGCAGGCCAGCCCGCGGTATTCCGGGCAATCGGCAATTTCGAACGGGTGATCGGCATGGTCGAGGAAGACGATCCGGTGGCCTATTTGAAACAGACCTATTCGGCCGCGAACCCGCATCCCGCAAACCATCGGGAGGAACTGACGGATGCCGGCGACGGCAGCTATTACAACCAGTCGCATGTCACCTACCATCCAACCTTTCTGCAAAGCCTGCGCCTGAATGGCTATCAGGATCTCTATTTGATCAGCGCCGCGGGGCAGGTGGTCTACACGGTCAAGAAACAGGGGGATTTCCTGACCTTTATCCAAGAGGAAGACACCAGTGGACTGGCCCAGGTGTTTGACGCCGCATTGCAGGCAGAGGCCGGCACGGTGGTGGCCGCGGATTTTGGCACCTACAGCCATGGCGCGGATGGCGGCGCGGCCTTCATGGCCGCCCCGGTGTTCTCCAAACGCAATGAAGTGGTCGGGGTGATCGCGGTGCAGCTGGGCAGCGCAGACATCGTCAATGCACTGACCAGCAATCTGTCGGGCGGCACCCATCAGAACATCTTTTTGGTCAGCAGCGACGGCTTGGCCCGCAGCCCGTCCTCGGTGCCCGGGCTGTTCCCGGTTCTGCAGCAGATGCCGGACAGGCCGCAGATCCAGGCGGCGAAAGCCCGCGAAGCAGGCCAGTTCGAGGCAGTTGCCTCGTCGCTGAATGAACGCGCCATTGCCCAGGTAATGCCCCTGGACCTGCCCGGGTTCGACTGGTCTTTGGTGCTGGAAACCGATGAACGCACCGCCTTTGCCGTGGTCGAACGCATCCGCCTGACTGCTGCCGGGCTGATCGGTGCGGCGCTGCTGGCAGCCATCGGGGTGTCCTGGCTTGCGGCGCGCAGCGTCACCCGCCCGATTCACGCGCTGCGGGACGCCACCAACGCGCTGGCGGACAGCAATTACGATACCGGAATTCAAGGCCGTGACCGGGGCGATGAGCTGGGCGACCTGGCCCGCAGTCTCGACACGTTCCGCGGCAAACTGAAGGAGGCTGATGCTGCCGCGGCGCGGGAGGTCGAAGCCGCCCGCCACACCGCCGCGGTGGTCGACAGCATGAGCGCCGCCCTGTCCGAGCTGCAGCGCGGCAACTTGGCCTGTGACATCCGGGTGCCGTTTGACGGCCATTACGAAACCCTGCGGGAAAATTTCAACCGCAGCCTGGACCGCTTGCGCGTCTCGATGGGCGAGGTTGTCGGAGCGGCCGAAAATGTCGGGCGCTTCTCCGAAGAACAGCGCGGCTCCGCCACGGAAATGGCCCACCGCACCGAAAGCCAGGCCGCCACGCTGGAAGAAACCGCAGGCGCAATCCGCGAATTGACAGGCGGCATCCGTTCCACCGCCGAACGGGCAAGCCGGATGGATGAGACCATGCGCGGGGCGCGCAGCGAAGCGGAGCAGAGCACCGAAGTGGTGACCTCCGCGGTCGCGGCAATGGATCAGATCCAGGAAGCCTCGGCGGAAATCTCCAAGATCATCAACATGATCGACGACATTGCCTTCCAGACCAACCTGCTGGCACTGAACGCCGGGGTCGAGGCCGCACGGGCCGGGCAGGCAGGCGCGGGTTTTGCCGTCGTCGCATCCGAGGTCCGGGCCTTGGCGCAACGGGCCTCCAATGCCGCCGGCCAGATAAAGGGGCTGACCAGCGCCAGCGAGGAACATGTGGCAAATGGCGTCTCCATGGTGGGCCGTGCCGGGGACGCGCTGACCAGCATCATAGAGCAGGTCTCGGCGGTCTCCGGGCTGGTCACCGAAATCGCCGATGGCGTGCGCGCGCAGTCGCGCGGGCTGGAAAAGATCGACGGCGCCATGCATCAGCTCGACAGCATGACCCAGCAGAACGCCGCCATGGCCGAGGAGGCCGCCGCCGCCAGCCAGCTGCTGCAGAATGAGTCGCACAGCCTGACAGGTATTGTCGGCCGGTTCGATCTCGGCGGTGCGGCCAGCCCAGGGAGCGCAACAGCGCCCCATCGCCTGAGCGCCTGA
- a CDS encoding muconate/chloromuconate family cycloisomerase produces the protein MTKIDQIESIILDIPTIRGHVLSMTTMQTQTAVLVRIRFADGSEGIGEGTTIGGLSYGAESPEGIQSAIDTYIAPVLLGRSGDDVNGAIQLIDRLVKGNRIAKAAVEIALWDGLGKRLGVPVSRLFGGAVHDRLPVAWTLASGNSGTDIAEAQEMLSTRRHNIFKLKIGKRPVREDVAHVARIKAAVGDAASVRVDVNAAWSLQDARWGLKGLQDAGCELVEQPVQPRYRKAMAELTSGYEIAMMADEALNGPEDALAVAAAKAADVFAIKVAQSGGLKRASEVIAVGQAAGLGLYGGTMLETGLGTAAALQLCATVETLQWGTEFFGPLLLTEDILAEPVRYRDFCVEVPKKPGIGAVLDPDKIAFFRRGSSRVMKAAAGV, from the coding sequence GTGACAAAGATCGACCAGATCGAGTCCATAATCCTCGATATCCCGACCATCCGCGGCCATGTGCTTTCGATGACCACGATGCAGACACAGACGGCTGTGCTGGTCAGGATCAGGTTTGCCGACGGCTCAGAGGGGATTGGCGAAGGCACCACCATCGGCGGCCTGAGCTACGGGGCGGAAAGCCCTGAAGGCATCCAGTCCGCCATCGACACCTACATCGCACCGGTCCTTCTGGGGCGCAGCGGCGATGACGTGAACGGTGCAATCCAGCTGATCGACAGGCTGGTCAAAGGCAACCGCATCGCCAAAGCCGCGGTCGAGATCGCGCTTTGGGACGGTTTGGGCAAACGCCTCGGCGTGCCGGTATCCCGGCTTTTTGGCGGTGCCGTGCATGATCGGCTGCCCGTTGCCTGGACGCTGGCTTCGGGCAATTCCGGCACGGATATCGCAGAAGCGCAGGAGATGCTGAGCACCCGCCGCCACAACATCTTCAAGCTCAAGATCGGCAAGCGGCCGGTGCGTGAAGACGTGGCCCATGTCGCCCGGATCAAGGCGGCCGTGGGCGATGCCGCCAGCGTGCGGGTCGACGTCAACGCGGCCTGGTCGCTGCAGGATGCCCGCTGGGGCCTGAAAGGGCTGCAGGATGCCGGGTGCGAACTTGTCGAACAGCCCGTACAGCCGCGCTACCGCAAGGCAATGGCGGAGCTGACCAGCGGATATGAAATCGCGATGATGGCGGACGAGGCGCTGAACGGCCCCGAAGATGCGCTGGCGGTCGCTGCCGCCAAGGCCGCGGATGTCTTTGCCATCAAGGTTGCGCAGTCCGGAGGACTCAAGCGGGCATCCGAGGTGATTGCCGTGGGCCAGGCGGCCGGGCTCGGGCTGTACGGCGGCACCATGCTGGAAACCGGGCTCGGCACTGCCGCGGCCCTGCAGCTGTGCGCAACGGTCGAGACACTGCAGTGGGGCACCGAATTCTTCGGGCCGCTGCTGCTGACCGAAGACATCCTGGCCGAGCCCGTCCGCTACCGCGATTTTTGCGTCGAAGTCCCGAAGAAACCCGGCATCGGCGCGGTGCTCGACCCCGACAAGATCGCCTTTTTCCGCCGCGGCAGCAGCCGCGTCATGAAGGCCGCGGCCGGCGTCTGA
- the benA gene encoding benzoate 1,2-dioxygenase large subunit yields MFTQSNLDEFQARLDGAIQDDPENGVFRCRRDIFTDEDLFELELKHIFEGNWIYMAHESQIPEPGDYFTLHMGRTPVVITRGKDGELNALVNACSHRGAQLCRFKRRNQKTFTCPFHGWTFSNTGKLLKVKDPKGAGYPEQFNKDGSHDLTRVARFENYRGFLFGSLNADVQPLKDYLGEARKMIDMIVDQADEGLEVLRGSSTYTYDGNWKLQAENGADGYHVSAVHWNYVATTAHRTDDGKEDAIKATDASKWAKQRGGFHAYENGHILLWTQWADPTNRPGYPRLEEWTEKHGRTKAEWMVGVLRNLCLYPNVFLMDQFSSQIRVFRPISVNQTEVTIYCIAPKGESQEARTRRIRQYEDFFNASGMATPDDTEEFRATQRGYAGAAHAKWNDLTRGATQWIKGPDEDAAALGINPVLSGARTEDEGLFVIQHSNWSDRMGEAIAKERGTAPQARTAAE; encoded by the coding sequence ATGTTCACCCAATCCAATCTCGATGAATTCCAAGCCCGTCTGGACGGCGCAATCCAGGACGACCCGGAAAACGGTGTGTTCCGCTGCCGCCGCGATATCTTCACCGACGAAGACTTGTTCGAGCTCGAACTGAAGCACATTTTTGAAGGCAACTGGATCTATATGGCGCATGAAAGCCAGATCCCGGAGCCGGGCGATTATTTCACGCTGCATATGGGCCGCACGCCGGTGGTCATCACCCGCGGCAAGGACGGAGAGCTGAACGCGCTGGTCAACGCCTGCTCGCATCGCGGGGCGCAGCTGTGCCGCTTCAAGCGCCGCAACCAGAAGACCTTCACTTGCCCGTTCCACGGCTGGACTTTCTCGAACACCGGCAAGCTGCTGAAGGTGAAAGACCCCAAGGGCGCCGGCTACCCGGAGCAGTTCAACAAGGACGGCAGCCACGATCTGACCAGGGTTGCCCGGTTCGAGAACTACCGCGGATTCCTGTTCGGGTCGCTGAATGCCGATGTCCAGCCGCTGAAGGACTATCTGGGCGAGGCCCGCAAGATGATCGACATGATCGTCGATCAGGCCGATGAAGGGCTGGAAGTGCTGCGCGGGTCTTCGACCTACACCTATGACGGCAACTGGAAGCTGCAGGCCGAAAACGGCGCCGACGGTTATCACGTCTCAGCCGTGCACTGGAACTACGTCGCCACCACCGCGCACCGCACCGACGACGGCAAGGAGGACGCGATCAAGGCAACCGATGCCTCGAAATGGGCCAAGCAGCGCGGCGGGTTCCATGCTTATGAAAACGGCCACATTCTGCTGTGGACCCAGTGGGCCGACCCGACCAACCGCCCGGGCTATCCGCGGCTGGAGGAATGGACCGAAAAGCACGGCAGGACCAAAGCCGAATGGATGGTGGGCGTGCTGCGCAATCTCTGCCTCTATCCCAACGTGTTCCTGATGGACCAGTTCAGTTCCCAGATCCGGGTGTTCCGGCCGATCAGCGTCAACCAGACCGAAGTCACCATATATTGCATCGCGCCCAAGGGCGAGAGCCAGGAAGCCCGCACCCGCCGCATCCGCCAGTACGAGGACTTCTTCAACGCCTCCGGCATGGCGACGCCGGATGACACCGAAGAATTCCGGGCGACGCAGCGCGGCTATGCCGGTGCCGCACACGCCAAGTGGAACGACCTGACCCGCGGGGCCACCCAATGGATCAAAGGCCCCGATGAGGACGCCGCGGCTCTGGGCATCAATCCGGTTCTGTCCGGCGCCCGCACCGAGGACGAAGGCCTGTTCGTCATCCAGCACAGCAACTGGTCCGATCGCATGGGCGAAGCCATCGCCAAGGAACGCGGCACCGCGCCCCAAGCGCGCACCGCGGCCGAGTGA
- the benB gene encoding benzoate 1,2-dioxygenase small subunit gives MSTMTLERTDTAAGMDFEEVQAFIYAEARALDDRDWDTWLTFYHQDCPFWMPAWDDFDELTEDPQTEMSLMYYPNKQGIEDRVFRIKTDRSSATSLPEPRTNHNIANIEVVSRDGAEIRLRFNWHTLSYRYGGTDQHWGTSFYTIDTSGPKPLITDKKVVLKNDHIHHVIDVYHI, from the coding sequence ATGAGCACGATGACACTGGAACGCACCGATACAGCCGCCGGGATGGATTTTGAGGAGGTCCAGGCTTTTATCTATGCCGAGGCCCGCGCCCTTGACGACCGCGACTGGGACACCTGGCTGACATTCTATCATCAGGACTGCCCGTTCTGGATGCCCGCCTGGGACGACTTCGACGAGCTGACGGAGGATCCGCAGACCGAGATGTCGCTGATGTACTATCCCAACAAGCAGGGCATCGAAGACCGGGTGTTCCGGATCAAGACCGACCGCTCGTCTGCCACCTCGCTGCCCGAGCCGCGCACCAACCACAATATCGCCAATATCGAGGTGGTGAGCCGCGACGGAGCCGAAATCCGCCTGCGCTTCAACTGGCACACGCTGAGCTACCGCTACGGCGGCACCGACCAGCATTGGGGCACGTCGTTCTACACGATCGATACCAGCGGACCGAAGCCCCTGATCACCGACAAGAAGGTGGTGCTGAAGAACGATCACATCCACCACGTGATTGATGTCTACCACATCTGA
- the benC gene encoding benzoate 1,2-dioxygenase electron transfer component BenC, producing MTTYNVALNFEDGVTRVIQCGADEKVTDAAFRQKINLPMDCRDGVCGTCKCFAEKGEYELEFYMDESMSAAEAEEGYVLTCQMVPESDCVLRVPASSAVCKTAPEAVEGEVLGVDILSETSFGLRVKLAKPLGFLPGQYVNVTVPGSGRHRSYSFSSAPGSDEPTFLIRNLPGGVMSSYLGARVQPGDAVTLTGPMGAFYLRPVERAQLWLAGGTGLAPFLSMLEQVAEQGTDHPILLYYAVTRTADLVELDRVNELAGKIGNITVITILAAEEDAHERKGFVTDHVTADDLNGGDCDVYLCGPPPMVDAVRGHFSKLGVEPANFYFEKFNPTEAEAEAA from the coding sequence ATGACAACCTACAATGTTGCCCTGAACTTCGAAGATGGTGTTACCCGCGTCATTCAATGCGGCGCCGACGAAAAGGTGACCGATGCCGCTTTCCGCCAGAAGATCAACCTGCCGATGGATTGCCGTGATGGCGTCTGCGGCACCTGCAAGTGCTTTGCCGAAAAGGGAGAATACGAGCTGGAATTCTACATGGACGAGTCGATGAGCGCCGCGGAGGCTGAAGAGGGCTATGTCCTCACCTGCCAGATGGTCCCGGAAAGCGACTGCGTGCTGCGGGTGCCGGCATCCTCGGCGGTGTGCAAGACCGCGCCGGAAGCGGTCGAGGGCGAGGTTCTGGGCGTCGACATTCTGTCGGAAACGTCTTTTGGCCTGCGGGTGAAACTGGCAAAGCCGCTCGGCTTCCTGCCTGGCCAGTATGTGAACGTGACCGTCCCGGGCAGCGGCCGGCACCGGTCCTACTCCTTCTCGTCGGCACCCGGATCGGATGAACCCACGTTCCTCATCCGCAACCTGCCGGGCGGCGTGATGAGCAGCTATCTCGGCGCGCGCGTGCAGCCGGGTGATGCTGTGACCCTGACCGGCCCGATGGGCGCCTTCTACCTGCGCCCGGTCGAGCGCGCGCAGCTGTGGCTGGCGGGCGGCACTGGACTTGCGCCGTTCCTGTCAATGCTGGAGCAGGTGGCGGAGCAGGGGACGGATCATCCCATCCTGCTGTACTACGCGGTGACCCGTACCGCCGACCTGGTGGAGCTGGACCGGGTGAACGAACTGGCCGGAAAGATCGGCAACATCACTGTCATTACGATCCTCGCAGCAGAAGAGGACGCACATGAGCGCAAGGGGTTTGTCACCGATCACGTGACCGCCGATGATCTCAATGGCGGCGACTGCGATGTGTATCTTTGCGGCCCGCCACCGATGGTTGATGCGGTGCGGGGCCACTTCAGCAAGCTGGGGGTCGAGCCTGCGAATTTCTACTTTGAGAAGTTTAATCCGACCGAAGCAGAGGCGGAAGCCGCATGA
- the benD gene encoding benzoate diol dehydrogenase BenD: MTRRFEDKVMVVTGAAQGIGRRVAERAAAEGARVLIVDRSPAREEAAEMIRSAGGAARAVSVDLETWEGCAEAMQAAMDLWGRIDILVNNVGGTIWAKPFEHYDPGQIDAEVRRSLFPTLYCCRAALEHMLPQGSGVIVNVSSIATRGLNRVPYAAAKGGVNAITASLAWEVAERGIRVVAAAPGGTEAPPRVVARNPNAEEEQREDWYKTIVDQTVQSSLMKRYGTLDEQAGPILFLASEDASYITGVTVPVGGGDLG; encoded by the coding sequence ATGACCCGCCGGTTTGAGGACAAGGTGATGGTCGTGACCGGCGCGGCCCAGGGCATCGGCCGACGGGTTGCCGAACGGGCCGCGGCGGAGGGCGCCCGGGTGCTGATCGTGGACCGCTCCCCCGCGCGCGAAGAGGCGGCGGAGATGATCCGCAGCGCGGGCGGCGCGGCGCGGGCAGTCTCGGTTGACCTTGAAACCTGGGAGGGCTGCGCGGAGGCGATGCAGGCCGCTATGGACCTGTGGGGCCGGATCGACATCCTGGTCAACAATGTCGGCGGAACGATCTGGGCCAAGCCGTTTGAGCATTACGATCCCGGGCAGATCGACGCCGAAGTGCGCCGGTCGCTGTTCCCGACGCTGTACTGCTGCCGCGCCGCGCTTGAGCATATGCTGCCGCAGGGCTCGGGCGTGATCGTCAACGTGTCGTCCATCGCCACGCGCGGGTTGAACCGCGTGCCTTACGCGGCGGCCAAGGGCGGTGTGAATGCAATCACGGCGAGCCTGGCCTGGGAAGTGGCCGAACGCGGCATCCGCGTAGTGGCCGCCGCCCCGGGCGGCACCGAGGCGCCGCCGCGCGTCGTGGCGCGCAACCCCAATGCCGAGGAAGAACAGCGCGAGGACTGGTACAAGACCATCGTCGATCAGACGGTGCAGTCGTCGCTGATGAAACGCTACGGCACGCTCGACGAACAGGCCGGCCCGATCCTGTTTCTGGCGTCGGAGGACGCATCCTACATCACCGGCGTCACGGTGCCGGTGGGGGGCGGAGATCTCGGCTGA
- a CDS encoding ABC transporter substrate-binding protein, which yields MKRAILAALGLATSLAVPAAAEENIKVGLLLPFSGVYAALGNDIEAGFAVALEQFGSEAGTGFDIVREDTEVKPPVALGKAKKLILQDKVDVMAGIVSSSVLGAVRDTVHGAGVPLIVANAGNDEATGTSCSPYITRMSFSNGQVNRPMGQWMHDQGIRKVYTLAPDYAAGRQMIGGFVESFTAAGGEIAGQEFTPFQKTQDFGPYLAQAKASGADAVYVFYAGGEAISFVKQYDSFGLKADLPLYGSGFLTSPLYVNAEGPAAEGVITALHYVPTLDNAANAAFVAAFQAKTGRLPSEFAVHGYDAARALIEAAKTGAHDRASLAEALRQVSFDGPRGKLSIDPATNNIVQPVYVYETVAAEGGLTQKVLAELPAEADPANGCEMAPVSN from the coding sequence ATGAAACGCGCAATCCTGGCGGCCCTCGGGCTCGCCACCAGTCTCGCTGTGCCTGCAGCCGCGGAGGAGAACATCAAGGTCGGCCTGCTGCTGCCGTTCTCGGGCGTCTATGCCGCGCTTGGCAATGACATCGAAGCGGGCTTTGCCGTGGCCCTGGAACAGTTCGGCAGCGAAGCCGGCACCGGTTTCGACATTGTCCGCGAAGACACCGAAGTGAAGCCGCCGGTGGCGCTTGGCAAGGCCAAGAAGCTGATCCTGCAGGACAAGGTCGATGTGATGGCGGGGATCGTCAGCTCAAGCGTTCTGGGTGCCGTGCGCGACACCGTGCATGGCGCCGGGGTGCCGCTGATCGTGGCCAATGCCGGAAATGACGAGGCGACCGGCACCAGCTGCTCGCCCTATATCACCCGGATGTCCTTTTCCAACGGGCAGGTGAACCGGCCGATGGGGCAGTGGATGCATGATCAGGGCATCCGCAAGGTCTATACCCTGGCTCCGGACTACGCGGCGGGCCGCCAGATGATCGGCGGCTTCGTCGAGAGCTTCACCGCCGCGGGCGGCGAGATCGCCGGGCAGGAGTTCACCCCGTTCCAGAAGACTCAGGATTTCGGCCCCTACCTGGCGCAGGCCAAGGCCAGCGGTGCCGATGCCGTCTATGTGTTCTATGCCGGCGGCGAGGCGATTTCCTTCGTCAAGCAGTACGACAGTTTCGGGCTGAAGGCGGATCTGCCGCTGTATGGCTCCGGCTTCCTGACTTCTCCGCTGTATGTCAACGCCGAAGGCCCGGCCGCCGAGGGCGTGATCACCGCGCTGCACTACGTGCCGACACTCGACAACGCCGCCAATGCCGCCTTTGTCGCGGCTTTCCAGGCCAAGACCGGGCGTCTGCCGTCGGAATTCGCCGTGCATGGATATGACGCAGCCCGGGCGCTGATCGAGGCGGCCAAAACCGGTGCTCACGACCGGGCATCGCTGGCTGAAGCCCTGCGCCAGGTCAGCTTTGACGGGCCGCGCGGCAAGCTGTCGATCGACCCGGCGACCAACAACATCGTGCAGCCGGTCTACGTCTACGAGACTGTAGCGGCCGAAGGCGGCCTGACCCAGAAGGTGCTGGCCGAACTGCCCGCCGAGGCCGATCCGGCAAACGGCTGCGAGATGGCGCCGGTTTCCAACTGA
- a CDS encoding branched-chain amino acid ABC transporter permease → MAHDLGFWMLQALNALQLSMLLFLLSIGLTVIFGLMHFVNLAHGSLYALGAYFAASLAAIGGYWMGFFLAPVAVAGAGVLLYSGLIKRMRNSGPMAQVLVTFGLIFALLDVTRFFWGDLALAIEIPAILDGRLTFLGIEYPAYRLFIIALGLAIFAALAVVLDRTQIGAMIRAGVDNDAMAACLGINVERLFFIVFCVGCGLAGLAGAVAAPLLSVTPDMGLQILIPTLIVIVIGGLGSLKGAIAGSLVYGFVQTFGAVLAPQAASVLIYALLAAVLVIKPAGLFPAKG, encoded by the coding sequence ATGGCACATGATCTTGGTTTCTGGATGCTGCAGGCGCTGAATGCGCTCCAGCTGTCCATGCTTCTATTCCTGCTTTCCATCGGCCTGACAGTGATCTTCGGGCTGATGCATTTCGTCAACCTCGCGCATGGATCGCTTTATGCGCTGGGGGCTTACTTTGCCGCCTCGCTGGCTGCCATCGGCGGCTACTGGATGGGGTTCTTCCTGGCTCCGGTTGCGGTCGCCGGGGCAGGCGTGCTGCTCTACTCCGGGCTGATCAAGCGCATGCGCAACTCCGGTCCGATGGCCCAGGTGCTGGTCACTTTCGGCCTGATCTTTGCGCTGCTCGACGTCACCCGGTTCTTCTGGGGCGATCTCGCCCTGGCGATCGAAATTCCCGCCATTCTGGACGGCCGCCTGACCTTCCTGGGCATTGAATACCCGGCCTACCGGCTATTCATCATTGCCTTGGGGCTTGCCATCTTCGCAGCGCTGGCCGTCGTTCTGGACCGAACCCAGATCGGCGCAATGATCCGCGCCGGGGTCGACAACGATGCCATGGCGGCCTGCCTCGGCATCAATGTCGAGCGGCTGTTCTTCATCGTTTTCTGCGTCGGCTGCGGGCTGGCCGGCCTGGCGGGCGCGGTTGCGGCGCCGCTGCTCAGCGTGACGCCCGACATGGGGCTGCAGATCCTGATCCCGACGCTGATCGTCATCGTGATCGGCGGGCTGGGCTCGCTCAAGGGGGCCATCGCCGGCTCGCTGGTCTACGGCTTTGTGCAGACCTTCGGCGCGGTTCTGGCCCCGCAGGCTGCTTCTGTCCTGATCTACGCGCTGCTGGCAGCAGTCCTAGTCATCAAGCCTGCGGGCCTGTTTCCGGCGAAAGGATAA
- a CDS encoding branched-chain amino acid ABC transporter permease codes for MFHHTSLRCAVLGLLAAAALFQALTAEYFGLEILTEILILAMLVLALDIVAGFGGMVSLCHGALMGGGAYAYALLSAKAGLPPLAAMAGAAAVTGAAAWLIGAVCARSHGIYFIMATLAFGQMAYSYVFEAPVFGGDDGLGGIPRLDLSQIGIDLSGSRGFALFCLAVLAAVYGTAVLILRSGLGRSLCGVKHNEQRMRALGLTVWRVKADVFGLSGMIAGLAGALAAQHIMYISPGLLSWTVSGEALVVVILGGLGTLVGPLVGAAAFLLLKHELSAVTPYWHLVVGAILIAVVMSRANGIVGWIEARWGGRGDRRAAEAARKQKSEEVLGDA; via the coding sequence ATGTTCCATCACACCTCTCTGCGCTGCGCCGTGCTCGGCCTGCTGGCTGCCGCGGCCCTCTTCCAGGCCCTCACCGCCGAATACTTCGGACTGGAAATCCTCACCGAAATCCTGATCCTCGCCATGCTGGTGCTGGCGCTCGACATCGTGGCCGGATTTGGCGGCATGGTCTCGCTGTGCCATGGCGCGCTGATGGGCGGCGGCGCCTATGCCTATGCGCTGTTGTCGGCAAAGGCCGGTCTTCCGCCCCTGGCCGCCATGGCCGGGGCGGCCGCCGTGACCGGCGCCGCCGCCTGGCTGATCGGCGCGGTCTGCGCGCGCAGCCACGGCATTTATTTCATCATGGCGACGCTCGCCTTTGGACAGATGGCCTATTCCTATGTATTCGAAGCACCGGTTTTCGGCGGCGACGACGGGCTGGGCGGCATTCCGCGGCTGGATCTGAGCCAGATCGGGATCGACCTGTCCGGCAGCCGCGGATTTGCCCTGTTCTGCCTGGCCGTTCTGGCCGCGGTCTACGGCACCGCGGTTCTGATCCTGCGTTCGGGGCTGGGCCGGTCGCTGTGCGGTGTGAAGCACAATGAACAGCGCATGCGCGCGCTTGGCCTGACGGTCTGGCGCGTCAAGGCGGATGTATTCGGCCTCTCGGGCATGATCGCGGGACTTGCCGGGGCGCTGGCGGCGCAGCACATCATGTATATCTCGCCGGGCCTGCTGAGCTGGACGGTCTCCGGCGAGGCGCTGGTGGTCGTGATCCTGGGCGGGCTCGGCACGCTGGTCGGGCCGCTGGTGGGCGCTGCCGCTTTTTTGCTGCTGAAACATGAGCTGAGCGCGGTGACACCCTACTGGCACCTTGTTGTGGGCGCCATCCTGATCGCCGTCGTGATGAGCCGCGCAAACGGGATTGTCGGCTGGATCGAGGCCCGCTGGGGCGGGCGGGGCGATCGCCGGGCGGCGGAGGCTGCGCGCAAACAGAAGTCCGAGGAGGTGCTGGGCGATGCTTGA